cttttaattatgcctacctgcaacttgatgtgtcttctttataataagtagcaatgtgtcttttcctacattgttgatattcctacctgaagtttccattgtttgattcacttTATTCATATGGTATACAAGTGGCTCATGGAACATAAAATTAGCCaactaaactaaattaaacttcaTAGCAGATAAAAGTAGACAAATATCAGACTGAATAATGTAGAAATGTTAACATCCTGCTGGATATTTTGATGCTTCCACTGTTATAGTAATGCATACTTCTGGCAAGGTCACTGGCTGGTGCCAGGGCACATCGGTAAGCAACAGTAGCAGATTTAAGAACTGCCACAAACTATCTTGGTCTTGCTTGTCTCAGTTAACTGATGTGTACTGTGCGCTCTCCAACAGACTTATGATGACGTTGGATCTACCATGACTACACCAAAgagaggttttgtgtgtgtgtgtgtgtgtgtgtgtgtgtgtgtgtgtctctgcccATCCAAATCTACCTAAGCACCACAAGGCCGTCATAAATCAGTCCAATGGAGAGCACGTAATACACATCGGTTAGCTAAGACAAGTGTGTGCATGCAGCCTGAGAGTGGTTCATATTAAAGTGCATGACAAAGTTTCAGTGTTTCGCAACACTAAAgcttattcagaactttatttgCAAGGAGGTATGCACCTATAACAGTCTTTGTTTTGTTTGGTACAAGCTGAATTAGGAGcagttattttctttgatttatttgTACTTAATTTGTTTCCAATAAAACCTGTGTTGTGCATGAACTAGACTTATAACAGTGGCAGTCAAAGTTGTTTGGAACTACAACAGACCCCATGCCAGAATAGGACTTACCAAGGCCACTTTGCTGAATGTTACTATCATGAGTGACAGCCATACTCATATTTTTAAGCTCTGTAAACAACAGCTCAGTCAGCAGTATGAGATCATAAAGCATGACTGCAATCATGTACAGCAATCCTAGCTTTTCAGCTGTTTAATGAAGCTCAAGAGGAATGGGAAGTGTACCGAAAGCATACAGAACTTCAGTTCCAGGCGATTGATATGTAGTACTCTGAAAGACAACAAGATCCTTTATTATCTGCAAACCTACAGCTTTATTATACTGCAAAAATTGGTCTCTCTGTCTGAACCATTAGTGCTCGTCCCAACCATATTAACTCCTaccagtttggaatgtaggagataaggtactggcagaagtagagctgtatGGACAAATCATAAGTTGCGTTTGAGTAACTCAGTTGAtaaagcacttgcctgcaaaaagcaaaggtcccaggttcaagtcctggtcgggcacacagttttaatccggcaAGAAGTTTCATGGCagtgcatactctgctgcagaatgaaaattcattctgaaatcaCTATTAACTCACTTATAAATGAACGTTTTGCAACAAAAATGTATGTGGTGACTGCTCATTTAGAGTTCCTCCTATATTGCAAGGCAAGATCAATGGTCAGGTATCATGGATCACAGACATGCAGGGTTTGAagggaaaataaaagtttttgtgaCACAGTGATCAAATTAGCACCAACCAGTGACGTACATGCTCAAGTGTTAAACAGTTAAATCCTTCTCTAGCTGAAGCACTATGTGTTGCCAGGATTTTCAAGATTTCACAAGCAGCTTGTGCTGCCTTTTCCACAGGATATCATATATCAGAGCTATCATCTTGACTGCCAAATGCTCCATGATTTAGTCTCTCTAATAGTGAAACTGCTAAAATAACTGAGCCATTGGAAGTCAAGTGTGACCATGCAAATAAACGACATCACAGATTCCAGGCTAGTACTATGCCATCTCATACTCTCAGTGATGTTTCACAGTATtccagttccatttgcttttgatACAGAGGCCTCAACTTCAATTATTAATCAAATCATGTATCTCCTATTGGGGTCTCCACCctcaaatcagtaacagaaaagCTGTGGACTTGTACTGATCATCAAATTAATTATGAGCAAGTAACCAGAAAACTTCCTCCCTTTGCAGTAGCAGAACtctcaatgaaaaatatttttggccttGATGCATATGCAACCTTGGGTTTCGTATCCAACAATCAATTCAGTTAATTCATAATGGAGTCCCATGTGCAGAGATGGATTCTTTGTGTCTCCAGTATATTCCCTTGTTTTCTTCTGGCCTGGGAAAGCTAATTATTTCAGCCACATTACATTAAAAAAAGCCAGAAACACCAAAATTTTTCAAAAGCCACCTGACACTTATAGCCTTGTGGGATGATGCAAAAATAGAACTGGATCACTTAGAGGGATTGCAACTACTACTCTAGATTCCTTATAGCAGATGGGAATCAGCTTTATGCATTGTTTGCAATTCtagtggtgcactgtgtgttctggGACTTCAGATATTAGGTAACCATTTAGTTGACTTGACTCATATCCCCTTCTGCATCCTGGTGAATTACTTCCTAAACTTAGTATTTCTCTAAGATAAATCTTTCAGAATCTTATTTCCAACTTCCTTTTGATGAATCTTCTgaggccattttttttattatacagCCTCTATCAGTATATCAGGTTACCTGTTAAAGTGTAACATGTCAAAATGCTGTGCCTTTCAGCCTTCAATTAAGTATAGGATATACACTTAGGTGGAAGTTCCTTACACTGTCAGAGAATATGACAGTTACTTCCCATATCCCAATGCCAAAGAATGTAAAggttctgcagatttcaatgggcaTTGATAAGCATTATGCCCAATTTATACCCCAAACTGCAATAATTGCCCATTCATTGGATCAACTATGGAGAAAAGAAATCTATGATCACCAAGCATTTCTGAAGCTGAAGCAATGCATCCAAGCTGATCCATTCCTAACATTGTATGAGCCTCATTTATCATGTGTTTGGCCGTGGACACTTCACTAGCATCGGGGCCTTTCTGCCAAGCAAGTACCTGAATGTTCAGAATGATTATCATTTTACCTCTAAGATACTGACCCCAGTATGAGAAAATTATTCATGGATAGAGAAGGAGACACTGGCAATTATATTTAGTATCCAGAAGTTCTGCATTTTCTTGTATGGCAATGGATTTAATCTGGTCACAGATCACAAGTTGTTTTGGTTCATATTTGGCTGTAAGTGAAAGTTCTCTTAACAAACACTGCACAGGTTACAACACTGGGATTTTTTATATCAAATTTATGATACTCCATTTATTATCATACATCAGCTCAGCATGTGAATACCAATGTGCTGCCAACATTCCCTATGGTTTCTAAAGAGGAATTTGGTAAGCAAAAGACTGTTTGTTTCTACATTGATTCACAATTGGAACAGCCACTTccagagaagttgcagcagccACACAAAAAGATCCACTCTTGACACAAGTTGGCCAGTTCATACAAACTGATTGAGCACATACTCTTCCTTTGGCAGCGTCCACagaattttgtaatatattttttcCCTTCATGACACCATGCCTTACATCTTTTCAAAGGAGTCCTCTTGTTGAATTAAGATAGATGGTGAGTGTTGATTCCAGAGGTTTTGTGCTCCTGTCTATTGTGACTAATGCATCAGTTTCACTTTGCAGAATGAAGAATCATGCCCGACAGTATGTGTATTTGCCACATGTAGATGAGTATATTGTGCAAGTGACTCAAAAGTGTCAGGTATGCAGTTCCAGCAACAAGCACCAGTGCAAACCTACCAGCCATGGTCTACACCATGCAGCCATGGGACTGGATGCATTCAAATTTTGTGTGTCTTTTCTATGGGGCCATGTGTTTGATTTTGATAGGTGTATACTCTCATCTCTTACATGTAATAAAAGTGCTACAGACCTTGATGGAAAATACCACTAAGGTACTCACAACTATTTTTTATGTTGAAGGAGCCACACAAACTCTTGTTCCAGATAATGGTCTGCATTTGACATCCTCAGGTTTTCAGCAATTTTGCACCCACACCTTCATTTTCCCCTATGTCTAATGGCATGGCAGAATGCTTCATGAGAACATTTAAGATGTACatggaaaaaaatcttcacatGTACTCCTATGCAGTGATCTCCTTTCTACCATCATACCAACAACACTGGTCAAAGGCCAAAGCCCAGCATCACTTTTAAATACTTAACTGGTGTCCAATAACATCTGTGCTATTGAAGAAGTGGACATACAACATCCACTTTTTTATTGTCATATAAATCAGATTTTTTGTATGAAGTAGCATTGGAGCAGTTCCAACAGTAAATGTTATAGGAAAAAAGCCAAGTTTTATTGCACCAACAGAACTTTTGTTAATGAACACTTGTAAGGAATTCAGCATATAAAATTAACTTGTGATAGCTGGCATAGCCCAGTGATGTGTTTCCTGTCCATTCCACACCCACATTTATTCATATTTCATACTCTATCGAGCCATTATGGAGGAGAATGTTTATAAATATGCTATGAGTCATTTGAATACAGTAGTGAAGTGAGTCAATTGTTAAAGTCATTCCCTAACAACAAATCTTTTGGAACTTTATTGTCAACTATACTTACAAAGCTTAAATGTGTGTACAAAAGAATGAATTTATTAATGAAACTTAAAGTAGCTCAGTTTTTTAATAATTACAAATCTTAAAAATATATATTGCATTTCCAAAATATGATTCATATTTGTTTACTTATAATGCCTGTAAAAAAGTAGAAAAACTGCTAAATTTACTGACACATTGTAATAATCCAAACTACAGCAAAAATGTGAAACACTAAGTAAATATATAAGTAAACATTGTTAATTTGGATTAATAGTACACGTTTTGCATGTAACACAAAGATGCTGGAAGTATGAGCTAATGATTGTGTTTCTTTAATCAAACAATCTGTCTTAATAGAAAAACTTTAAAACCTTAAATCCCATAAAGACACAAATCGATAGTGCTCCAAAATGGCAAAGTGCTCTTGCCGGCTGTGGAACTGGATACACTGCATACACAATAGTGTGTGCAAGTCGGAAAGCAAAGTATCCACGGTACAGATTTAGTGCCAATTCTCGATCTGGATTAGTCAGTGTATACAAACCACCAATCAACATGAAAACAGGGATGTTTTCTAGATCATTGTGATGGGCCCTGAAACAAGATgaagattttatttaaaaatacattGAATTTCAGCCTTGAGAATTGTGGACAGAATGTATTAATACATAATATGTGAACCCAAAATCTGATTCATTTTTCCATTCACTGTTTGTCTAAAATAATCATAATATCTACATCTcttagaatctgctttcattgtcaTAAAATACAGTGAAAGTAACAGACAAAACTGATAAGTAAAATTTGTTCCTTGATGCTGTACATATCATTGTTTCAATATTGTATTTCTACTGAAAACGCTTCACTGCAGTCTATTATATAAGATTACTAGCAACCTGCCCTGGCTTCACAtgggtagcactaagtatctacagCCAGACAATTTGTCTGAAGCAGTGGtaataaattatgtacataaaCCTTCCTTTTCTATTAGGCCGTCTGTTGGTGAAAACTGTACCCACCCCTCTACAGTAGTTCATGACATTAGCCtccacacacagacagaaaaagaCACAGTGGGAGCTTTAATTTTTAGTATGTACTGATTTGTGTAAAAGATACATACAGGATGTTCagtaggaatggtcagtattcagggatatgacaggaacaattattcaaacaaaaatgtctagtaaacatgagtgctaaaatgaataccttgtgagctatgagcactttatcttcgatactgtaaacAACTTTTGctatccatattttgagaagtggtagtaagaactaaaagaagaaacaaaaagccCAGTAATTATGGATTCTAAagggcatatcttaagagctatgagcacttgttcatctttgttaaTATGAAATTTACCCTgttactgaacaagtgttcataacttAAGTTGTGCATTTTATGGGCCATGTTTATCACACAATTCTGTCTTATTTTGATCTACACTACCTCCTCcctaaatatggaaaacaaagtgcTTGTggtagaagagattcgtttcacagtaCTGATGATGAAATGCTCATGGTATggattaaagcccatgtttactagactttttttgcttcggattatcattcctgccatatccctgaatactgaccattcttttTGAGACATATATACATTCAAGTCGAGCTTCAGTGCTCGCCTGTGTT
This Schistocerca nitens isolate TAMUIC-IGC-003100 chromosome 1, iqSchNite1.1, whole genome shotgun sequence DNA region includes the following protein-coding sequences:
- the LOC126248041 gene encoding microsomal glutathione S-transferase 1-like, whose product is MSFESELRGAATAATTALVVANPVLRDYAYYSALLGLKVLALGPLTARQRFRKKVFVNPEDAKFFDGSLKQDDPDVERVRRAHHNDLENIPVFMLIGGLYTLTNPDRELALNLYRGYFAFRLAHTIVYAVYPVPQPARALCHFGALSICVFMGFKVLKFFY